Proteins from one Dermacentor variabilis isolate Ectoservices chromosome 1, ASM5094787v1, whole genome shotgun sequence genomic window:
- the LOC142570547 gene encoding uncharacterized protein LOC142570547, with the protein MSRKTHFNERKNSYLLLFRRLSSWLSWCLSRFLIIVPPSPASILLLCACPDASTPGVQLTDLRRHRDLGATLGHKSGGFTVKQVIWQQQQLDVNSSLTNAASIFSGAATPLPGSLLRPSLSRRIEIDV; encoded by the exons ATGTCAAGGAAAACACATTTCAATGAGAGGAAGAATAG CTATCTGCTTCTGTTTCGGCGCCTGTCGTCCTGGCTTTCCTGGTGCTTGTCAAGATTCCTAATCATCGTGCCTCCGTCACCAGCCAGTATTCTGCTGCTCTGCGCATGCCCAGACGCATCTACACCAGGCGTGCAATTGACTGACCTACGACGTCACCGGGATCTCGGCGCCACCCTGGGCCATAAAAGCGGTGGCTTCACAGTGAAACAagtcatttggcagcagcagcagctggacgTGAACTCGTCTCTCACGAACGCTGCTTCCATTTTTTCAG GTGCGGCAACgcctcttccaggctcgctcttgaggccctctttatcaagaagaatagagatagatgtgtga